A region of the Prosthecobacter dejongeii genome:
GTGACTACGCCCAGATGTTTGGAGTCTGTCATATCCTGTAACCAGTCCGCGACCAGATGTCCGCCTTCGATGACGGCATCGGGTTTGACTTTGGCTAGCCATTCTAAAAAATTTGAGCGGTTGGGTTCTCGGCGCAGGCCCAGCAGCATTTCCGCCTGTTTGAGGGGGAGTGGGTGGTGCGCTAAAAAGCTGGCTGACCATGCGCCGAACATCCGTTCATTGATCACACTGCCGCCGTAATAACCGATGCGTCTGTAGCCGAGTTTTTTCAACTGTCGCATTGCCGTCATCATGCCAAGATAATGATGATGATGCACGCGATGCAGGGCGGGGCGTGCATACCCCAGGCCGATGACTACGCTGCTGAATTTTTCCCATCTCATGGACACATGCCCACGGCTACGAGAGATAAGCGGGGAAAGAATGAAACCTGGGATTCCGCGTGCTTCCAATATGTCTGATAACCTGCGGCCCGTCATTCCTTTGCCCGCTAAGTGAAATTCATCCAACTGAAACCCCAAAGTCTCTGCCCGTGCTTTAGCTCCACTAATAAGCTGGCGAGACCAAGCTGAAAGGCCTAGGTCCTGGGGTTCCTTCTCCGCCCAAACAAAGGCTAACGTCCTTGGGGCCTGAGATCGCCGTTTGCGTCGCATGTGCGTCATCAGTTTAGAGATCTCAGGATCCGGCCGATAACCTAAATTTGCCGCTGCTTCTAAAATACGAGTTCGCAAAGCCGCTGCTACGTAAGCTTCCCCACGGAGGGCACGGGACACCGTCATCTTGGAGACGCCAAGATGATCGGCAATGTCCTGAAGGGTCGGGCTACTCACATTTTTGGGGGTGTTTCACAGTAATCTGTTCGGGGGCAGCACTGCAAGTTCATCTCTGGATCGGGTGGGTGAGTGCTTGAGAAGTCTTCCAGCCTTGCTTATGGGGATCTACTGCCGAATCTCGGCTTCTCATTTTCCCTCATCATGATCCGTCTGTTGCTTCTTCTTTCTATCCCTTTGTACATTCTCGACCAGTGGTCGAAGCTTTGGATCGTGAAACATTTCGAGCTCCACGTCACCGAGCAGGAAGTTATTCCCGGCATTTTTTGGTTGCACCACACGGCCAACACAGGTGTCGCTTTTGGCATGTTCAATGGCACTGAATATGCAAACTATGCCTTTGGTGCCATTTCCTTGACGGCTCTCACCTTCATCATCTGGATGTATAAAAAAGGTGCCTTTCCTGGAACACTCAGTCGGACAGCGGTGGCGTTGTTGATCTCTGGTATCTTTGGAAACCTTACAGATCGTTTACTCCACGGTTATGTTGTGGATTTCCTGCGCTTTGATTTCGGATTTCGTCCATTCAACCCCTGGCCTTCTTTTAACGTGGCAGACTCTTGCGTCGTCGTGGCAGCCCTTTGCCTAGCCATTGCCTCATTCACAGAAACTACTCCGACCAAGAAGCCCAAAGCCTGATCCTTCTCCATCGCAGTTCTGATAACTTGAACCCGCTTTGCCAAAAGCGGGTTTTTTGTGCCTATTTGTCGCGGCGCAAGCTTCAGAAGCACTTTTTCATTTCAGATCACCCTCTTTTTCAGAGCACACGAGGGGGATCAATCTCAATCGGAAGAATTGAGCCACTGACCCAAAAACTCGAATCAAGGGGTGTCTTTGCATTTCTGAGAAATGGGGTCTTCTCTAAACCATGTAGGACAACTGACACTACGATTCAGAGAGAATGAGGTTAAAATTCATCAGGTAGAAAATTTGGTTTCACAGTAAAATCCAGAAAATGATAAGGGTTTGATCGTTGGTATCGAAATTTCTTTTGGTATGAAAAAAGTGATGTTTTGATGATTTATTATGATAAATCATTGAAAATGAGGTGATTAAGGCCATTTTTAGACTGGGCTTGAAAAGTGAAACGAACTGGCGATCAAACGAAAGCCTCTCAATTTACAGAAATTCTAAAAAATGATGATTTAATCATTGCGGCAATTCTAGTTTTTGATATAATTACCATATCAATCACAAGAAACTGCCATGAAAACAGCTTCCACAACTTTCGCCGCGCTCGCTATCTTCCTGGTGGCTCTTGTTTTCCCCCAGTTTGTTTCCGCCCAGTATGGTTATGCAGCTAGCCACTACGCTGCCCAGCAGGCTGCCTACGCACAGCAGCAGCAAGCCGCTGCTTATCATGCCCAGATGCAGCAACAGCAGGCCTGGGCAGCCTATCATGCCCAGCAACAGCAAGCTGCTGCCTATCATGCCCAGATGCAGCAGCAGATGATGGTCGCCCGTGCAGTGCCTGTAGCTCGCACCGCTCCAGCAGCCGGTTCACTGATTCGATTCGATGGCAAATATGCTGCTTGCTCCGCAAGCCTCCCTGGGCAGGTCCAATACCTTATCAATGCTGCGAATCATCTGCAAAGCAGCCCTTATATTCGTGGCGCTGGTCATGGCCGTGTTGAAGACCGCGCCTACGACTGTTCTAGCTCGACGTCTTACACCCTGATCAAAGCTGGATTACTGAAAAGCCCACTGACTTCGGCTGGCTTTGCTAAATATGGCCAGCCAGGAGAAGGTCGCTTCATCACGATCTGGGTGAAGCCTGGTGACCATGTTTTCATGACCGTGTGCGGCCTTCGTCTGGACACATCAGGTGGCAAGGTGGGCGAGGGCCCACGCTGGCGCACCAAGGGCCGTAGCTACGCTGGCTTCACCCCTCGTCATCCTTTTGGCCTTTAATTATCATTTTTGTGACTCGTTTCTCAAACTCAAATCAATGAAGCGAGCCAATTTAAAGAATCATCCTTTTCAAATTCAATAAAATCGCAATCCTAGTAAAGCGTCTTCTCAATTTTATGAACGTTCCTTCGCATTCCAACTTTTCGTGTCGCGATTCTGAAGATCAGATTTCTCTTGGCTGGACATCAATGGGCGCCTTCGGACAGACGACGTCCTCTTTTGTTAATGCAGAAGTCGTCGCTGATTTTGTGGCAGCCACTCGCCCAGTAACCTCTCCAAAAATTCGTTTTCTGAGTTCCTTTTGGACTTCCCTTTCTGCTCCTTTTGTTTCGGCCGAAGTTGCCATGGCTTAAACCGTAGGGTCGGCAGTTTTATGGAGGGCAGCCATTGTTTGGCATAAGTAGGCCTTTCCTTTTGAAGCCCCCACTTGCACTCGACGCTGCCTGGGGCGACTTCACGGATTCATGACTCCAGTCGCAGATTTTTCCATCACCTCCCAAACTCGTTCCTGGCTGGTACGCATTCCTGAAATTTTCGAAGGTCTTTCGAAGGAGATTTTGGGACCCTTTGGTGCCGAATCATGTACTCGTTTGGGGCATGAATACTATTTGATCAAGGCTGCCAAACCTCAGGCTATCCATCAGTCGGAAGTGGCTAAGTTTGTGCGCTGGAATCTGCCCATGCATCACACCTGGCCCTGCAATCCGCAAAAAATGGAAGGGTTCATTGAAAAAGCAGCGCAGACACTTTTGAAAAAGTTTGGGGATAGCCAGCCGCAGGGGCTTTTTATCGGCCAGCTCAATCCCACATCGCCAGACAAATACTATAAAAGCCTCGCTTCCAATTTGAGGGGGCGAGCTCTTCAGGTCTTTCCCAAGATGGTCGCCGGAAATGTGGAAGAACAAGATCCCACCGCTAGCACGCTCTATTGCTTAGTTGGCAAAGAAGGGCTTTTCACCGGCCTGCAGTCTCCCCGCCTCTGCAATGGTTTGTTTCCTGGTGGCAGCAAGTACATAGATCAAGATTCCCCAGATACCATCAGTCGGGCAGGGGCCAAGATTGCTGAGGCGTTGCATTACCTCCTGCTGCACCGCCCGCCCATGCCTGCCGGCAGTCATTGGATGGAGTTAGGTGCCTGCCCCGGAGGCATGACATCTGAGCTCCTCGCCCGTGAACAGCGCGTGACCGCGATTGACCGGGCTCCGCTGGACAAGCGCCTGAATGGCCGAGCTGGGTTGAAGTTCATCCATGCCGATGTCGCCACTTTCACCCCCCAAGACGGCACTGTGTATGATGCTCTTTTATCGGATCTTAATGGCCCTCCATTCGAGTCGCTGGACCACGTCATCCGCCTATCCCGTTCCCTGCGGCCCCGGGGCCTCATCGTTTTCACTCTGAAGGTGCCCCGCATCGAGACCGTGGAAGAGCCCTGTGATCTCTTCTGCAAGATCGTCAAGACCGCCACTGCGGCAGGCCTCCGCCTCTTTGCGCAGACGCATCTCACCTACAATCGTCACGAGTTTACCCTCTTTTTTGAAAAGGGGGGGAGGTAGGGCAGGAGGCTAGTTTATAATGGATTTTACTGGTCATTCTTTTTGTTAGGCTGCTTGTGCCTTAGCCTCTCTCATTTCCATGACATCCAATCTTCACCTTCTTGCTCGTGCCACCCAGGCGCTTTTCGCTACTTGGTTGCTCACGCATTGCGCTAGCATCACGCCCGCACCGACGGTAGCATTTACAGATCATCGCCATGCCATGCTCCACGCTGACCTGGAGTATGTGGATGTCGTCACCGGGCAAAAGATCCTTGTCCCTGCGGGTTTTGTGACCGATCACGCCAGTATCCCGCCAAGTCTGCGCAGATACTTTGAGGCGGGCGGTCAAGCGTATCAATACCCGGCCATCATTCACGACTGGCTCTACTGGTCCCAGATCACCAACCGCGCGGAGGCTGACCGCATCTTCGCTGCGGCCATGGAAGATTGTGGTGTGGGTGAAGTGAAACGAAAGGCCATCCATGCTGGCGTACGCGCCGGCGGAGAGTCCGCCTGGAAGAAGAACCAAAAAGAGCGCGAGCAGGGCCTATTCAAAGTCATCCCTGCAAGTTATCGCGATCCCCGAACTTGGCCCGCCAATATTACTTGGCCCCAATTCCGCCAGCACCTTTTTGATTCTGGGGTGCGCTAAGCAGGTTTATCCAAAGCGTGGGCAATCTCAGCTATTGCATCCGCAGGCTGAAAACGGCAATATTTGACGCCATATCCGCCTCCGCCCTGCGTTATCTCTTTCGTCCCCCCACATGCCCGAAGCCCCAGTCCTCCTTTATTGCCGCTGCGCCTATGCTCAGGTCGTTCCCTCTGGGGTTAAAAACGCAGTCCTCGCACAGCTCTGCGATTCCGGTACCAGCTTTGAGACGGTCTCGGATCTTTGCGAAATGGCTGCCCATCGAGATCCCCGCCTGCAGCAACTCTCCCAGTGTGGTCACTTGCGCATCGCCGCCTGCTATCCGCGTGCTGTAACCGGCCTCTTCCATCAGGCGGGTGCACCCTTGCCTGAGGGGACGGAGATTTTAAACATGCGCAGCCAAACTGCCGAGGACATCACCCAGCAGATGCTTCGCCCTGCGGGTGCTGCGACTCCCACGCCTGCACCAGTCGCCGCCCAAGACTGATTTTTCCTCCTGCCTGCCATCGTCATGATCACTCATACCGCCCGCCCCCTGAAAGTCGTCCTTTATGAAGGAAATGGCGCCCTGCCTCTACCGCCCGAGGCCCGCCTCAAGGTCTTGACTGCTTTGCTCGATAAAGGCTATGCGGTATCCCGCGTCACCCCTACCAGCGTCACTCCCACATCGTCGGACGATCACACCCTGCTGCTCCTAGGCACCTTTCCCCAGCGCCAGGCCCCAGCCCTTGAGGACGTCACTGGCCGCATCCAAATCGAAACCCGCGACATCACGGATCTTGATCCCGAAACCGTCGTCGCGCTGGTGGACAAAACGCGAGGTGACAAGCCCATGAACGAACCGGGCAAGTGGAAGCCCTGGTTCCCCGTCATTGACTACAGTCGTTGTACGAACTGCATGCAGTGCCTCAGCTT
Encoded here:
- a CDS encoding LacI family DNA-binding transcriptional regulator; translated protein: MRWEKFSSVVIGLGYARPALHRVHHHHYLGMMTAMRQLKKLGYRRIGYYGGSVINERMFGAWSASFLAHHPLPLKQAEMLLGLRREPNRSNFLEWLAKVKPDAVIEGGHLVADWLQDMTDSKHLGVVTLGWRADRPQVAGVDQQAEVLGAAAVDLLVAQEQQNERGLPQHPKIVMTEGTWRPGESVRRRGDL
- the lspA gene encoding signal peptidase II — protein: MIRLLLLLSIPLYILDQWSKLWIVKHFELHVTEQEVIPGIFWLHHTANTGVAFGMFNGTEYANYAFGAISLTALTFIIWMYKKGAFPGTLSRTAVALLISGIFGNLTDRLLHGYVVDFLRFDFGFRPFNPWPSFNVADSCVVVAALCLAIASFTETTPTKKPKA
- a CDS encoding SAM-dependent methyltransferase; protein product: MTPVADFSITSQTRSWLVRIPEIFEGLSKEILGPFGAESCTRLGHEYYLIKAAKPQAIHQSEVAKFVRWNLPMHHTWPCNPQKMEGFIEKAAQTLLKKFGDSQPQGLFIGQLNPTSPDKYYKSLASNLRGRALQVFPKMVAGNVEEQDPTASTLYCLVGKEGLFTGLQSPRLCNGLFPGGSKYIDQDSPDTISRAGAKIAEALHYLLLHRPPMPAGSHWMELGACPGGMTSELLAREQRVTAIDRAPLDKRLNGRAGLKFIHADVATFTPQDGTVYDALLSDLNGPPFESLDHVIRLSRSLRPRGLIVFTLKVPRIETVEEPCDLFCKIVKTATAAGLRLFAQTHLTYNRHEFTLFFEKGGR
- a CDS encoding DUF1353 domain-containing protein; protein product: MTSNLHLLARATQALFATWLLTHCASITPAPTVAFTDHRHAMLHADLEYVDVVTGQKILVPAGFVTDHASIPPSLRRYFEAGGQAYQYPAIIHDWLYWSQITNRAEADRIFAAAMEDCGVGEVKRKAIHAGVRAGGESAWKKNQKEREQGLFKVIPASYRDPRTWPANITWPQFRQHLFDSGVR